ACAAACAGGGTCATCATCACTGAAGGAAAGTGTTTCTTTAGTGAAACACAGAGATCATATTTCATGTGTGCTCATCTTTATAAAAGAGGATAGTCAGACCTCAGTGTGCAAACAACTGTTCCTGTTCAACATTTACTTTAAGTCTCTTCCTGTAGTTAAACAATCAGAGGAACGCCCAACTTTGCTTTAGATGCATGACTGGTGTTCTACTGAATTACATTTCAGAGACTCTTTCCTGGTTGTTTAATATTGGTTAGTTTGTATGTTCACATTATACATTCACATGGTATgtttatacatacagtatgctgtaCTATTctattaaactacccaacattaTGTGAAGAACATTGACTGTATTTCCATCTGAAGCagaattaaaatgaaataaacactGTGAGATGAAACCAGAATTAAAGTCACGTCTTCACTACATTTTAATGCTTCTGATTGCTTGTTTGTAattattaaagtttttttttttaaatatgttgattgttttgtgtttattgtattattttctaTTCATGCTGTTTTAATGTAAAGAACTTTAAGTTTACTTGTAATGAAAGGTgccatacaaataaaattgacgTTGTTGAAAGGTGCTATGTGCAAATATATTCTGGATTGTGCCAAAAGTTACCTCCCTTGTTCCTTGTTGATTTTGATGTTACATTCAGAGAAAGGCTGTGAGTTTAACAAGAAGTAAAGGGAGTTTACTTACTGTAATTTCCAAAATATGTGACGTCAGAGcgtcctcctccctctctgatGCTATATAAACTGCTCTCTGCCTCCTCGGTATCACAGACCAACATCACAGGTAAGAACTCTTTGAAACTGGaaatactttaaaatgttcagatcAGAAGATACAACAGATATAAATGCatgaagaaaatgtatttgacataACTGAGCACACGATTATTTCATACATTGAAATGAAAAGAGCTAAATTTAAATTAAGAACTGTTTCTTAGATTGTGTCGATGTTTTTACTCAGAATCCAATAATTCTGAAACACGAGCAAAAACTGTATTTCTTATTTgtcatctttaaaaaacattcaTATGATTCAttatttgatttcttccagACAGTGTCTGTAGTCACCTCGTCACCAAGCTTCAGGAACATCAGATCATTTCTCTGGACCTCTTTCTGGGTTGACCTGGACTTTAAAAACTCAGGTATGTATCACAGGTTGATGTTTCTGAATCAGTCTTTCATGTTTAATAGATGGCCATTGATGTGAAATGTTTAATGATGCACTCCTTAATATGTGCCATATGGCATAATGTGATATGCTATATGTATAATATTGCATAATATCCAGTCAGTTTCACTCAAACTTGAAATTAAAGGCGCCACAAACAGCAGCCAGCAGTTAACAATAAAGATGTTTACTAGAgtggcacctgggtagctcacctggtagagcgtgcgccccatggaCAGAGGTTCGTTCCTCACCACAGAgggttcaattccaacctgcgaccctttgctgcatgtcgttccccctctctctcccctttcaaatctaagctgtcctgtcaaataaaggcctaaaaatgccacacaCAATAAAGATGTTTACTAGAgatgtaactgtgtgaatgaatGATAAATGAAGTCATGTGAAAAATGGTAATTGGTATAattaaaaattatataaaaatggtATAACTGGTAATTTATCAAAAACTGCTGAATGTCTGGTACTAAAGTAAGGATTTTGAAATGTAACACAATAACTATAAGGTAAAGAATGTTTATAGCTTTTGTCCCCTATAAGCCAAATTCCTCACTAATTAattactttaaagtgcccatattatgaaaatatcactttttctgggatttggggtgttattttgtgtctctggtgcttccacacacatacaaactttgaaaaaaaccatccatgctgtttagagtgagatacggtttctgaatgtgtcctgccttcagtgtccgggtgagctggtcaaaatctgcacggcttgtgacgtcactagctgagacgagggggctagggggctaaccgttagcatgctagcttgtgctcaatggcaaaacactgctacaacacacacaaattcaccctaatctacaaaagaactacttacatgtgcctgctctgcaggtattccacacaaagttggaagtgcgccctcgtttagaagaagtctcctggcttatcctgccttgtactgctgaagttggagaaatagctagctagcaattgtgagcttacctagctactgagcatgtgcgacttccAAAAAAGATGTTACAggagttgagaggtctcactctgtagctaaaacagagagctaaacacacagggtgaaaagaggagctgcagcaatgagcagtacaacaaaaatatggtgtttttttgaaaattaaaccatgtaaacctattctggtacatttacattacaattatgaacctgaaaatgaacataatatggccactttaaaacattttgtaacagCCATAATAAAAACAGGATGATGTGAACTTGAAGCCCAGTGACTGTGCCGGTGTAACTGTTGctgtaattgtgtgttttaGGGAGTTATGTGGAGGATTTTCCTGACGGTCAGTCTGCTCTGCTGGAGCGCTGACGGACAAGTCAGAGAAGTGAAATGCAGAAACGATAAGGATGAACCAGTGGACTGGTGAGACAACACTCAAAAACTAGATTAATTCTTTGTCTGTATTTTCATGTTAGAGTAGAGTTTAACCCAGGCCGACAATAATGATAGCAATGATATCACATCTATACAGGGTTAGAACTTTACTCCTGTTAAAaaatgataatatatatatatatatatataatgtatttttaCACTGGTTTCGGATCTGTACTCCTATAAGCTGATACAAAAGTTCAGGTATCACAATCAGTATGGCTGACTTCTTGAAAAGGTTGATGTTCCTAAAGATGTTCCCACCACATTTCTTGAACATCAAAGAACTTTATTCTGGACCCCCTGGACCCTGGGTCCTGGGTCCAGGGTCCAGGGGTGCGAAGCTCAATacaaaacgtcaaataaactggacgggtcccgGTGACCCGGagaacaacacaagggttaaactgctcacattatgctttttagctttttcccttccttttattgtgttatatatcttttttgtgcatgttataggtttacaaagtgaaaaagcccaaagtcccccccaaagggacttaccatctccaacagaaaacactgttcacaaactgctccaaacagctctattgtagtccagcctttacttcagagacaaacgtggtcactttggaacacacgttataatgctcacctagctgctagcatggcacgccctcatactctgcttctgactggctagtagtccttacctaggtactgtcagggcagggccctcatactctgcttctgactggctagtagtccttacctaggtactgtcagggcacaccctcatactctacttctgactggctagtagtccttacttagttactgtcagggctcgccctcatactctgcttctgactggctagtagtccttacctaggtactgtcagggcacaccctcatactctgcttctgactggctagtagtccttacctaggtactgtcagggccctcatattctgcttctgactggctagtagtccttacctagctactgtcagggcacaccctcatactctgcttctgactggctagtagtccttacctaggtattgtcagggcacgccctcatactctgcttctgactggctagtagtcctacTGTCAGGGctcgccctcatactctgcttctgactggctagtagtccttacctaggtactgtcagggcacaccctcatactctgcttctgactggctagtagtccttacctaggtactgtcagggcacgccctcatactctgcttctgactggctagtagtccatACCTAGGAACGTAAAACTTCTTGCGAAGTACTTACTCTGCAAATCCAGACTGGGTCGGGAAATGTGTTCGGCGAGGTAGTCCTTAACGGTCTGTCTGTGAACTGTTTAGCAGATAACCAACCAAGCTAGCCCAGAAGCGCTGAGGGAGCTTAGTATAGTTTCTTCACGGGAAGAATTTCGAAGGAGCTGGTCGACTGTGATTATATGAGGGGGCGTGGCCCTATCACAGTTTGACCTGTCTATCACGGACAGACGTGGTGTCAGTGACAGTGAAACACCGAATGAAGTTAGAAAAAGAACTGGCCTTAAGAGGTTTGAACGTCTGTGCAGCAGAGGATATGATGTCCTCGCGTCACTAAAGTCTTCAAACGTTGCTGCTGTAGCTTTATCTGCACCAACCCTACCGCCTGTTACACAAGACAAACAGCACAAAATAAAAGCTAACTTTCTAACAAACTTTTagttatttaaattattattattgttgttgttgttgttgttgttgttgttgttattattattattattattagtagtagtagtagtagtagtagtagtctctgtcctctctgcacattgatgtttctcttctctcctcatcATCAGGTACATCATCTACAAGGCACCCGGACTGCATGAGATCAACACTGATGGTTTGGAATATATTTACATTGATtcaaaagagaagaagaagcagaccTCTGAAGATCACGATAAACGCATCAACGATCCTAAAGGTGTCCTGGCAAACACCCTGAAGCccatttttaaattaatcaaAGACATGGTGAGAATCATGTTTAAACTGCagctctgtttttattttgataaaaattAAACCATGACTCAAACTGATGGATAGATATTATGGTCTGTACTACTTGTATTAGGGCTTTACCGAATACCATTTTCTGAGCTTCGAACTTCAGTGACAGTGGCAACCAACTTTTCCGactgcacttgaaggcagcttcatttcacacaaaaaagagagagagaaagcgagaaagagacaagagagagatgACAGTCACCTCTTGTTACACTCCTGGGAGGTTCAGTGCTAGGGTTTAATTTTTTATCTTCATAGTGTTTAAAACTTTGtagcagcgatagaggcagtgatgtttcctgtttcctgttacGTTACGGGACTCGCACACCGCTATACGGATAGCATTACATATTGTCCTCCAGAGGGTGATGTCGGTTTgtttttctccaaaagttgaatcagTCTCAACTGTTAGCTGCaggaatttaaaataaatggaaatatCTGCATTATTGTAGGACTGTCTGGTGAGTGACGTaaaacacagtgtgtgtgtgtgtgtgtgtgtgtgtgtgtgtgtgtgtgtgtgtgtgtgtgtgtgtgtgtgtatgaatactCAGCCAGCCGGTGCCTGACTGAATTGCCATTATGCATGGCCGTAACTAACATGTTACTATGTTTACCTTTATCAGATCCCCTGAACAGGACACCAGGCTGCTACAGTAGTGGTTAACAGACCATAGTTGATCTGTGGTCTGTACAGATCAACACTCACGGTTCAGAACGCATGTGTATCGTAAATCAATTAAaaagtttaaccataataaGTGTGAAATCTATTTTTACTGTCGCTGTTATTCAAAGTAGGTTGAGAAATCTCTAGGGAGGGTTGCCGTGAAAATATACAGGCAACTAAATTTTCTGTTCACCTGAACGGTGCATGTTAAAATCAGGTGCTAATACAGCCCCGGGGCCGTATTAGCACCTGattagcaacgcagatttcggtgtcTCATTTCTCGGACACTTAAATGCCTgctctgctctctgatgctcgctgcatgtcacgctggttaacactaacgttacatttcgcagcagctaacgttagcctagcgttagctagcagctggattaaacatggttaaatgctgacagctaaactgtGTAACGTgagactgtatttcactggagaggattctaacaccagGAGGTACAAccgtctgcagctgccgttgtcggtaAAACAACACAGGCGTGACTAAATGGTGtgttcacttgaaactggtaaatctcgtggtgcattcaaagttattggaaAATACCTTTTTCTCATCTGATTTTGTCgcttaacagcaatttactggtgaaagaagttaTATTGTTAATAGTTATTATTAAATTGTTCCCCCTTGTTTTGTGCTGATCCAAAAATTTAATCTGATCCGtaccgtgagttttgtgatccgttgcacctCTCTGCTACAGTTTAACCATAGCCTACAGACCTCAACATTTCTTAACAAGAATGTGTCCAGAAAGCATGCTGCATTTGGTACCTTCCTTTCTGTTCCCCTCTTTGAACATCCCAATAATTAAAACATAATGTTCTCTTTATTCTGCATCATTTATAGCCAAAAGACTTTGGATTCATCTCCTACAGCGACCAACCTCCAGCTGTAAATGGTGTAAAGCCTTCTGTTGCCTCTACGTTTGGTCACAGTAAAGGTGAGTAGAGGAAGCATCACTCTCACAGGAAACATCTCTCTGAACCTCCATCAGGTTTTcatcacagaggacagagtctGCTCAGTATGATGTCATACTTCTTGTATGTAATGACATCACATCTCTGTTATCTTATCAATGATCTGTGACTCCTGTTTGTTCAGTTCCTTTTTActtgaattgttgggtctttgtaaattatcgagtgtggtctagacctactctatttgtaaagtgtcctgggataactcttgttatgatttgatactataaatagaattgaattgaattcctTCAGCTTCTGTCTTTGAATCCTTTGAATGAGAATCTGTGTTTATATCAGATCATACTGACATAAAATCAGATTGGCTCATGCTGATAAAAAACTCTCTTAAAGTAACATCAGAGCAGCAACAGAGCTCAGTATTTTATGTTagtttaaagtattaaaacattcaGGAAATCACATATTATGATTTTAAACAATCATCATCTATCAGCCAATagttgtctgtctatctgttgaTGTTTCAGGAGTTGTGATGATGGATAAAACCACAGGAGTCTGGCTCTCACACAGCGTACCACAGTTCCCTTTTGAAAGAGATAATAATTTCTGGCCATCCACCGGAGCAGTGAATGCTCAGACGTTTATCTGTGTAACATTCAAGTACAACCAGTTCAACAAGATAGGTAATGTTCTCAGTTaaatcttcatatttatgttcttAGTTGTTGATTTGAATATAATGTTAATGTTGTCTTGTTGTACTATTTGAAGGTCAACACCTGCTGGACATCAAAGCTTTCCCGTTTGATCATCATATTCCAAAAGACACCAATGCCAACTTCCATAAAGAGCTTATACAGGTTACAGAGAAGAAAAGTACaccaggaaagaaaatccaGGAGCTGACATCAGATGCAGGAACACCCTTTCGTAGCATTGCTAAAGAACAGTATAAAAGTAAGATATCTGCATGATGGTTTGAATCAGATTACATAACTTAGTAAAGACAAAGTTACaaagaaaagagacattttACTGTGGTAATGAGAGCAGCTTGTTCTGTAGTTTAACATCAGTCTGTTTATCTTAATGATTGATTACAGCCTGGGACTGGTTAGAACTGGttatatttaaatgtgtgtaGCTGCTGAAGATCACTGACTTCATGTTTCAATAGTCTTCAGAAAGATAACCTCCCAAAAGTTATTATTAAAGTGTCAGAGACTCTGCTCCTCAAATGAAAAAGACTGTCAGTGTATTGGTCTATAAATGTCAGGGACATTATGGGCTGTAAACACAAAATACCAACGAACCCTGCCTCAGATGTAGAGAAGATTACACTAACTGACTATTctcctgtttgtttttcagaACCTACTCCAACTACAACTAGACAGGAGACACTTAAGGACTCAAAGAGATTTGGTAAGTCCTTACCAAATACTTAAATACTCACACATTTACAGTTTCCAAGTATTTAATAATCTTGAAGTATTATTTTCTTAAACCCAACACCAATGTGCAGAGTGTGTAAAAATGACCTTCAATGGAAAGAAACGTGGAACAGATTTATTGATTAGCTTATTGTCACATCAGACTAACctcatgaagtggtgtatgtatgacacgccaatttagACAtatgtcatgatgtcatgttggtaACATTGCTGAATGTTGAGGGAAAAGTGTGACATAAAGGATGAAAACTGAGGGACTCCTGTTGTTTATCTTCCTCCCCCCCCTCCTAAACATAATACAAATAAATTCTATGCTGCATATATAAACATCTTTGTTGACgttgacctctctctctctctctctcttactggAGTCGAGCTGACGTTAGCTTGTTAGAAGCACGGGACGAGACGTTTAGTTTTCTATCCTGACAACTGATTGATTTAGGGCCAGAGCTTTCTCACCATGTCTATGGATTTATGATAAAACACCATTTAGcccagttattattattatacatccatgtgtCGCGCACACAGCGCACGGTCAAGAGAGTAACGAAAAACACTGACGTAAACAGCACCTGTACTGTCGTATAACATTCAAGTCACACGGAGTAAATTGTAAAAtcacacagtgtgtgtttagTTTGCTTGAGTGTGTTGTGCAGTGTCCTACAGTATTTTGTGTAACATCAGTCAGCATTGAACTGACAGGATGTGATCAGTTTCTGTAACATGACTCGTATGTTGTTGTTCTTGCAGGAGGAGATCTTTACCTCACTATTGCAGAGACATACACTGCTATAAAGAAAATCAACACTGATGTGAGAGTCCAGACCTGGGGCCAACAGTGTTACCGTGAAGGTTCCTACTGCGAACGCAATCAACGTCAAGTGATCAATATTAAATCTGTAAAAGCTGATCTGGGTAAAGAGAATGATAAGTGGGAGGTTGAGTGGGAGCCTTGTAATGATCATTCCAAGTGGTGTGTAGCtacagataataataataatttgatcTGTATCGCTGATGTAAACAGAGCAGTCACCCAATATGAAAGGCCGGGGGGGGCACTGTGC
The Sander lucioperca isolate FBNREF2018 chromosome 14, SLUC_FBN_1.2, whole genome shotgun sequence genome window above contains:
- the LOC116057126 gene encoding deoxyribonuclease-2-beta-like: MWRIFLTVSLLCWSADGQVREVKCRNDKDEPVDWYIIYKAPGLHEINTDGLEYIYIDSKEKKKQTSEDHDKRINDPKGVLANTLKPIFKLIKDMPKDFGFISYSDQPPAVNGVKPSVASTFGHSKGVVMMDKTTGVWLSHSVPQFPFERDNNFWPSTGAVNAQTFICVTFKYNQFNKIGQHLLDIKAFPFDHHIPKDTNANFHKELIQVTEKKSTPGKKIQELTSDAGTPFRSIAKEQYKKPTPTTTRQETLKDSKRFGGDLYLTIAETYTAIKKINTDVRVQTWGQQCYREGSYCERNQRQVINIKSVKADLGKENDKWEVEWEPCNDHSKWCVATDNNNNLICIADVNRAVTQYERPGGALCFEHQQASDLFKGLIAGTKNCPSPAALKRRHSSPDLSQYFASKKPKLDPGSDSNNECDIE